ACAAAGTCGAGCTTGTTCTGAAAGAGGCCAGGCCCGGGTATGACATTGTGCACGTAGAACACCGACAGCATCATTGCGGTCAATGCCTCGCCGGGAATGCCGAGAGCCAGAAGCGGGATCATGGCCGCGGCGGGAACGGCATTGTTGGCGGCTTCAGAGGCGACCAGGCCCTCCGGCGAGCCTTTTCCGAACATCTCCGGGGTCTTGGAGGTCTTCTGCGCATAGGTGTAGGACAGGAACTGGGCCGTGAACTCGCCGACGCCCGGTATCATGCCCATCAGCACGCCGAAGCCGGCGCCGGCGGAGGCGATACGCTTGAAGCGGAAAACCTCGCACATGGCCTTGAACATCCGGCCTTCGATACGCCGGGCGTCGGGGGCGGATTCCGGGTCGTTCAGCAGGATGAAGGCCTGGCTGATCGCAAATAGGCCGAGCACCACGACGATCAGGTCGATGCCGGAGGTCAGCCACTCCTGACCGAAGGTGAACCGCTGGGTGTATTTCACCGGCTCAAGGCCGATGGTGCCGAGGAAAATTCCGAGCCCCGCGAGCATGCCGGCCGCGAAGGTCTGGCCGCGATGGGCGATGACGACCAGCAGGATGCCCAGCATGGCGGCAAGGAAGATCTCCCGGCTGCCGAACATCGGCGCGATCTTTGCCAGAACCGGCGACAGCAGGATCAGCGCGACGATGGAGATGATGCCGCCCATGAAGGAGGCCCCGTAGGCCAGCCCGAGAGCCCGCAAGGCCTGGCCGTTCCGGGTCATCGGATGCCCGTCATAGGTCGTCAGCGCATTGACGGCGGTGCCCGGTGTGTTGATGAGGATCGCCGGCAGGGCGCCCCCGAACATGGAGGACCCGTAGATGCCGAGCAGCATCGTCAAGCCGACCAGGGGTTCCATGGCGAAGGTGGCCGGCAGCAGGATGGCGATGGCGACCGCCGGCCCCACCCCCGGAATGGCGCCGATGATGACGCCTCCCACGGAGCCGATCAGCAGAGCGACGCAGACATCGAGACGGGCAAGCAGAAACAGTCCTGAAAGTAGAGTGTCCATCGGTCCCTGCTCAGAAATAGGTCATGACGAAGCTGCGTATCCCAACGGGAAGCCACTCGTACAGAAGACCGACCGGCAGCTTGACCTGCAGGAAGGATTTGAAAAGAAGGGCCACCGCAACCGCGAACAGGACGGAAATCCCCATCCAGCGCAGGCTGCGATAACCCATGCGGTAGGCAAGGCTGGCGCAGAACAGAGCCGTCGACGGCAGGTAGCCGAGCAGCGGCACGATGGCGACATAGGCCATGAACCAGATGGCGAACTCGAGCGAACGCGCCCAGTAAAGCACCTCCGCCAGGCGGCCGGGGATCCGCTCCGATACAACAGCGCCCAGGAGATGGAGGGCGCTGAACACGATCATGACGCCGATGGCGACCGCGGGCCAGAATGCCGGCTGTGCGAAGAGGCTTGTCCGTTCCACCCAGGCGGTCTGTGCGGGCAGGTTGACCAGCAGAAACAGGGAAAGAACGAAGAATGACACCGCAAAGACAAGGTCGCCGGGCCGGCGGTAACGCTTGAACAGATCCTGGAGATTCTTGATGCGGTTCATGAGATCCCCGAAAAGGAAGGGCACCCGCGCGTTCACGCGGGTGCAATCCGGTCAGTTGCCGATCAGGCCGGAAACGGTCCCGAGCGTCTTGGTGTCGTTCTCGATCCGGGCCTGTGCCTCATCCGCTCCGAGCCAGTAGACCGACGCTCCGGTTTCCGCTGAAAGCTTCTTTGCCTTTTCGGACGCCATGGCCTTGGCCGCCACTGCCGCGATCTTCTCGCGAACGTCGGCCGGGGTATCCTTGTGGACGAACAGACCGTTCCAGAGAGACACATCGAGCTCGGGCTCCAGTTCGCCCACGGTCGGCGTATCCGGTGTCAGATCGATCCGCTCTGAACCGATCGAAGCCAGGACGGTCACCTGATCAAGGCACGGCAGGATAAGCTGCAAGGTCGTATTGATGACATCCGCATCGCCCGAGGCCAGCGTATTGCAGTCCAGCGCGTCGAAGGCGGCTTCGCTTGCATAGTCGAAACCGCGTTTCTTGGCCAAGGCGAAGGTGACCTGGGTGGGGATCAGAAACGATCCGAAATGACCGAGGGCGACATCGTTGTCCTTGGCATGGGCCGCCAGTTCCTCGATCGATGCATAGGGCGCATCCTTGGAGGCGGCGATCACGAACGGGTAGGTCAGGAAGATGCCGACTGGCTCGAACGGATTGGGATTGAGCGACGGAATCCCGACCTCCGGGCCGACGACGGGAATATCGATCACGAAAGAGCCGATGGTGTAGCCATCAGGTGCGGCGCCGGCGACTTCCGCCGCGCCCGGAAACGGTCCGCCGCCGCCGCCCGGCTTGTTCACCACCGCTGCCGGGACGCCGTAGGTCGCCTGGAATTCGTCCGCGATCATCCGGGTCAGGATGTCCTCCAGATCGCCCGGAGGAAACGGCACGACGAATTCAACCGGTTTTTCAGGATACTCGGCCGCCGCTGTTGCCGGCAGGCCGAAGGCGGCGAGAACAGCTGTTGTTGCCACTGAGAGTTTTTTCATTCCGGGGTTCTCCTGCTGGAAGGTCGGTTTATTATATGAACCACTGGTATCAATTATTCTTGCACATCCCTTGGAATTCCGTCAAGCTGGTTACAGATGAAACCAATTCCGAGCGGAGGAAATACAGGCTGCACGATGGGTACGATCTCAAAAGCCCTTGAAATGCTGAACTATTTCTCGCGAAAGCGACCGGAAATCGGGCTAAGCGAGTTCGTGCGGCTGACCGGCCGGGACAAGGCGACCGTTCACCGCCACCTGGTCGAGCTGGAGAAGAACGGCTTCCTGGAACAGCACCCGGCAAGCCGCGCCTACCGGCTCGGCCCCGCGATCCTTCGGCTGACCGGCGTACGGGAAGCGAGCAATCCGGTGCGGCGTATCCTCCGGCCCATCGTCACCGGACTTGCCGAGCAAACGGGCGAGCTCGCCCACGCCTCGCTTCTGCAGGGGAACGTGCTGTCTCCGGTCTTTCACGCCGACCCGCTCGCCCATGGCGTCCAGGTGCATTTCGATGAAGCCGAGCTTCTGCCGCTTCATGCCACGTCATCGGGTCTTGCCGTTCTCGCCTTTGCCGGCCCGAAGCTCCGCAAGCAGATCCTGTCGGCCGACCTCCAGGCCTTCACAGCGAACACGATTGTCGATCCGGACACATTGTCCATGCGCATCGAGGAGGTCCGGCATTCGGGTTTCAGCTACTCCGACAGGGCGTTCGACGGCGAGGTCACCTCCCAGGCCGCGCCGATCTTCGATGAGACCAGCGAAGTCATCGGCGCCCTGTCGGTGGCGGTTCCCGCGGTGCGCGCGCACGAAGAACGCCTTCGCACGATCGCAACGGCCCTGACCGCCGCCGCGCGGTCGGCAACCCGGTCACTGGGTGGATCCTACCCGGAATTATGACCGCCGGGAGGATCCGGCAAAAACATTTCAGACACAGAGAAGTCCATTCGAGGTTCGCAATGCACGATTCAAACTTCCTGAAGGAACACAACGCCCGCCACCTGTGGCATCCGATGGCTCATCCGGCGGACAGCCTGGCGAACCCGCCGCAGATCATCGTCGGCGGCGAGGGTGTCGAGATCGTCGACATCGACGGCCACAAGTCGGTCGATGCGGTCGGGGGTCTCTGGAACGTCAATCTCGGCTATTCCTGCGCCCCGGTGAAGCAGGCCATCGCAGAACAGCTCGACAAGCTGCCCTATTATTCCATCTTTCGCGGCACGACCAATGATGCGGTGATCGAGCTCAGCACGATGCTGCGGGATTTTTTCGAGCCGGACGGGCTCTCCCGGGCGTTCTTCACGTCCGGCGGCTCCGACAGCGTCGAAATCGCGCTGCGCCTGGCGCGCCAGTATCACAAGCTGCGCGGCGAAGCCGGCAGGATCAAGTTTCTGAGCCTGAAAAAGGGCTATCACGGCACCCACACGCTGGGTGCGTCGGTCAACGGCAATGCGAATTTCAGATCCGCCTATGAACCGCTCATGCCCGGCTGCTATCACATCCTCGCGCCCTATACCTACCGCAACCCGTTCAATGAAACGGATCCCGCGCGGCTGGCCCAGCTGTGTCTTGCCGCGCTGGAGGACGAAATCAGGTTTCAGGATCCCGGCACCATCGCAGCGTTCATCATGGAGCCGATCCTGGGGGCCGGCGGCGTCATCCCGCCGCACGAGAGCTTCATGCCCGGCGTGCGCGAGATCTGTTCGAAATACGGCATCCTCCTCATCGCGGATGAAGTGATCACCGCCTTCGGGCGCACCGGCAGCTGGTCGGGCTCGCGGCACTGGGGCGTCAAGCCGGATCTCCTGTGCTGCGCCAAGGCCATCACCAACGGCTATTTTCCCTTTGGCGCGGTGATGATCTCCGACGGCGTCGGCGAGGTGTTCGAAAAGGACGAAACCGGCAAGGGCTCCATCGGGTCGGGCTATACCTATTCAGGTCACCCGGTCGGCGCCGCCGCCGCCATCGCCTGCCTGGCGGAAACCGAACGGCTTCAGGTCAAGGACAATGCCGCCGCCCGCGGCGAGCAGTTGTTCCGGGGGCTGGAAGCGTTGAAGCACAAACATGCCGTCATCGGCGACGTTCGCGGCGGCCACGGCCTGATGTGCGCGCTGGAACTCGTTGCCGACCGCGAGACCAAGGCCCCCATCGACAAGAAGACGATCGGCGACGTGCATCGCACGACCTACGAAAACGGAGCGATGGTGCGCGTTTCCGGCAACAACGTCATCCTGTCGCCGCCGCTCGTGCTCTCAGAGGCGCACGTGGACACCATACTGAACGCGCTAGAGGCCGGATTCGCCTCGGTGTCGTGACGACGGCGCGCCAGGTACTTTATCCGGTCAGAACCGTACCTTCTGCAGGTCTTCCAGCAGATCGAGAAGCTGCTCGAGCTTCTCGCGGCCGAATTCCGCTTCCAGCCGCTTGAAGATCTCGGCATTGCGGGGCTGGTGATCGGCGATCAGGGACCGGCCGTTTTCGGTGACGCTGACCAGCGTGCGCCGGCGGTCGGCCTCGTCGTTCCTGCGGCTGATGAAGCCGTCCGCCTCCATCGAGCGCAGGATGCGTGTCAGGCTCGGCAGTTGGAGACAGGCCCCCTGTGCGATCGCCGTCTGCTCGATTTCGCCGGCTTCATCCACGACGCGCAGGATCCGCCACTGCTGTTCGGAAATGCCGCTTTCCTGAAGCATCTCCCGGATCGGGGCCATGATCGCCTCCCGTGTGCGCAAAAGCGCAATCGGCAGGGACCGGGACGTCGGCCCGAACCGCTTCGCGGCGCTTTCCGACCTTGAGAGTGTTTTCTCCATCATGCGCATCCTTCCAATATCGCCAAGGATACTCCCTTGCCGTAAATTGCTTGACAAAGCAATCGATATTACTTAATAAAGCAATTAATTGGAGGAGCCGACGTGCCGCATTTCCAGATCGACTACTCAGCCAATCTCGAAGAGCGCCTGGATATTCCCGGCCTGCTTGCCGTGCTACGCGATGCCGCCGTCGAGACCGGGGTTTTCCCGCTGGCCGGCATTCGCGTTCGCGCGACCGCCTGCACCCACTGGGTGATCGCCGATGGCAACCCTGATCACGCCTTTCTGGACATATCCGTGCGGCTGCGGGGCGGACGCACGCTTGAAGTGCGCAAGGCGGCGACGGAGCGCATCTTTGCCGCCGCGCGCAGCTATTGCGACCAGGTGATGAAGTCCTCTTCCTTCATGCTTTCGATGGAGATGCGCGACATCGATCCGGACCTCAGCCCCAAAGACAGTTCCATTCGCGACCATCTTGCCGGAGACGCCTCATGACCGACCTGAACAGCCACCTGGAAAAACTCGAGACGCATCTCGCGCGTTTCCGGCAGACCGGCATCATGAACCTCATCGGCGGGCAGAGCGTTCCTGCCGCCTCCGGCGAGACGTTCCAGACCGTCTCGCCTGTCGATGAAAGCCCGATTGCTGGCGTGGCGATGGGCGACAAGGACGATATCGACGCCGCCGCCAGGGCGGCCAGGGAAGCCTTCCCTGCCTGGGCGGCAATCGACGGCGCGAAGCGCAAGAAGATCCTGCACGACATCGCCGATGCGATTGTCGAGCGTGCCGAGGAAATCGCGATCTGCGAATGCTGGGACACCGGTCAGGCCTACCGTTTCATGTCGAAGGCGGCCCTCAGAGGCGCGGAGAACTTCCGTTTCTTTGCCGATCTGGCTCCCTCCGCGCGGGACGGAAAGTCCCTGCCCTCACCGCACCATCTCAACGTGACCTCGCGCGCGCCCATTGGCTCCGTCGGCGTGATCACGCCGTGGAACACGCCGTTCATGCTGTCCACCTGGAAGATCGCCCCGGCGCTTGCGGCCGGATGCACGGTCGTGCACAAGCCGGCGGAGTTTTCGCCGCTGACAGCGCGCATTCTTGCCGAAATCGCCCATGACGCGGGCCTGCCGGACGGGGTCTGGAACCTCGTCAACGGCCTCGGCGAGACCGCCGGCAAGGCCCTGACGGAACACAGGGACATCAAGGCGATCGCCTTCGTCGGCGAAAGCCGCACCGGCTCCATGATCATGAAACAGGGGGCGGACACGCTGAAACGCGTCCATTTCGAGCTTGGCGGCAAGAACCCGGTCGTCGTCTTCGACGACGCGGACCTCGAGCGGGCGCTCGATGCGGTCATCTTCATGATCTACTCGCTGAACGGCGAGCGCTGCACGTCCTCTTCGCGCCTTCTCGTTCAGGAGACGATCGCGGAGGAATTCCATGCAAGACTTGTCGAGCGCATCGGCAAGCTCAAGGTCGGCCACCCGCTCGACCCGGCGACCGAAATCGGACCCTTGATCGACAAGACCCACTTCGAC
This sequence is a window from Roseibium salinum. Protein-coding genes within it:
- a CDS encoding aminotransferase class III-fold pyridoxal phosphate-dependent enzyme yields the protein MHDSNFLKEHNARHLWHPMAHPADSLANPPQIIVGGEGVEIVDIDGHKSVDAVGGLWNVNLGYSCAPVKQAIAEQLDKLPYYSIFRGTTNDAVIELSTMLRDFFEPDGLSRAFFTSGGSDSVEIALRLARQYHKLRGEAGRIKFLSLKKGYHGTHTLGASVNGNANFRSAYEPLMPGCYHILAPYTYRNPFNETDPARLAQLCLAALEDEIRFQDPGTIAAFIMEPILGAGGVIPPHESFMPGVREICSKYGILLIADEVITAFGRTGSWSGSRHWGVKPDLLCCAKAITNGYFPFGAVMISDGVGEVFEKDETGKGSIGSGYTYSGHPVGAAAAIACLAETERLQVKDNAAARGEQLFRGLEALKHKHAVIGDVRGGHGLMCALELVADRETKAPIDKKTIGDVHRTTYENGAMVRVSGNNVILSPPLVLSEAHVDTILNALEAGFASVS
- a CDS encoding IclR family transcriptional regulator codes for the protein MGTISKALEMLNYFSRKRPEIGLSEFVRLTGRDKATVHRHLVELEKNGFLEQHPASRAYRLGPAILRLTGVREASNPVRRILRPIVTGLAEQTGELAHASLLQGNVLSPVFHADPLAHGVQVHFDEAELLPLHATSSGLAVLAFAGPKLRKQILSADLQAFTANTIVDPDTLSMRIEEVRHSGFSYSDRAFDGEVTSQAAPIFDETSEVIGALSVAVPAVRAHEERLRTIATALTAAARSATRSLGGSYPEL
- a CDS encoding 5-carboxymethyl-2-hydroxymuconate Delta-isomerase → MPHFQIDYSANLEERLDIPGLLAVLRDAAVETGVFPLAGIRVRATACTHWVIADGNPDHAFLDISVRLRGGRTLEVRKAATERIFAAARSYCDQVMKSSSFMLSMEMRDIDPDLSPKDSSIRDHLAGDAS
- a CDS encoding tripartite tricarboxylate transporter TctB family protein → MNRIKNLQDLFKRYRRPGDLVFAVSFFVLSLFLLVNLPAQTAWVERTSLFAQPAFWPAVAIGVMIVFSALHLLGAVVSERIPGRLAEVLYWARSLEFAIWFMAYVAIVPLLGYLPSTALFCASLAYRMGYRSLRWMGISVLFAVAVALLFKSFLQVKLPVGLLYEWLPVGIRSFVMTYF
- the hpaR gene encoding homoprotocatechuate degradation operon regulator HpaR — encoded protein: MMEKTLSRSESAAKRFGPTSRSLPIALLRTREAIMAPIREMLQESGISEQQWRILRVVDEAGEIEQTAIAQGACLQLPSLTRILRSMEADGFISRRNDEADRRRTLVSVTENGRSLIADHQPRNAEIFKRLEAEFGREKLEQLLDLLEDLQKVRF
- the hpaE gene encoding 5-carboxymethyl-2-hydroxymuconate semialdehyde dehydrogenase; translated protein: MTDLNSHLEKLETHLARFRQTGIMNLIGGQSVPAASGETFQTVSPVDESPIAGVAMGDKDDIDAAARAAREAFPAWAAIDGAKRKKILHDIADAIVERAEEIAICECWDTGQAYRFMSKAALRGAENFRFFADLAPSARDGKSLPSPHHLNVTSRAPIGSVGVITPWNTPFMLSTWKIAPALAAGCTVVHKPAEFSPLTARILAEIAHDAGLPDGVWNLVNGLGETAGKALTEHRDIKAIAFVGESRTGSMIMKQGADTLKRVHFELGGKNPVVVFDDADLERALDAVIFMIYSLNGERCTSSSRLLVQETIAEEFHARLVERIGKLKVGHPLDPATEIGPLIDKTHFDKVLSYVDAGRQDGATLAAGGARIGNKGWFVEPTLFTGANSAMRIAQEEVFGPFLTSITFKDEVEALAIANDVDYGLTGYLWTNDLTRTLRFSDALEAGMIWVNSENVRHLPTPFGGMKASGIGRDGGDWSFEFYMEQKNIAFATGQHKMTRLGA
- a CDS encoding tripartite tricarboxylate transporter permease, translating into MDTLLSGLFLLARLDVCVALLIGSVGGVIIGAIPGVGPAVAIAILLPATFAMEPLVGLTMLLGIYGSSMFGGALPAILINTPGTAVNALTTYDGHPMTRNGQALRALGLAYGASFMGGIISIVALILLSPVLAKIAPMFGSREIFLAAMLGILLVVIAHRGQTFAAGMLAGLGIFLGTIGLEPVKYTQRFTFGQEWLTSGIDLIVVVLGLFAISQAFILLNDPESAPDARRIEGRMFKAMCEVFRFKRIASAGAGFGVLMGMIPGVGEFTAQFLSYTYAQKTSKTPEMFGKGSPEGLVASEAANNAVPAAAMIPLLALGIPGEALTAMMLSVFYVHNVIPGPGLFQNKLDFVYALYIAMILLNVIVVVFVLFSSNLLVRIIRIPTRFLGIMVLTLSFVGVYSLRNSATDCAISAGFGILGLILKRQNLPIVPIILGMVLGGIMEVKLRSAMARVTTPLDFVDRPISALIATAIVLLIVFHFWGVWKERRLKEPEFSHDHDVHDSQMR
- a CDS encoding tripartite tricarboxylate transporter substrate-binding protein — translated: MKKLSVATTAVLAAFGLPATAAAEYPEKPVEFVVPFPPGDLEDILTRMIADEFQATYGVPAAVVNKPGGGGGPFPGAAEVAGAAPDGYTIGSFVIDIPVVGPEVGIPSLNPNPFEPVGIFLTYPFVIAASKDAPYASIEELAAHAKDNDVALGHFGSFLIPTQVTFALAKKRGFDYASEAAFDALDCNTLASGDADVINTTLQLILPCLDQVTVLASIGSERIDLTPDTPTVGELEPELDVSLWNGLFVHKDTPADVREKIAAVAAKAMASEKAKKLSAETGASVYWLGADEAQARIENDTKTLGTVSGLIGN